The genomic stretch CCCGTGACGGGTTGCACCTGTAACAGCCGGCGCTACAGCCCGCGCGGCGGCGCCTGGGATCCCGCGCGGTTGGCGGTGGCGCGGGGCTTGCTGAAGGACCAGCCATGACCCACTCGCGCACGTTCGTGTTCCTCGCCGCCGCGCTCGCGTGCGGCGCCTGCACCACCCTGGTCGCCGACGACGTCACCGGCCCCGACGACCCCGCCGGCGATCTCGGCGACGAGCTCTGGGACGACGACGGCCCGCTGCCTGGCGACGAGGCGTCAGACGCGGCCGAGGCCGTGCCGGATCTGTACGCGGTCGCGCCGCGGTTCCAGGTGCCGTTCCCGTGCGGCCAGACCTGGGCTGGCCAGACCCGCACCAACCACAGCCCCCAGAGCTCGGTCGACTTCAACCGCGCCAACGACGACGGCGATCCGGTCGCCGCGGCGGCCGCGGGCACGGTCACGCGCGTCGCCAACGCCGGCTCGGTCAGCTACGGCCGGTGGATCGAGATCAGCCACGGCAACGGCTACACCACCCGCTACGCCCACCTGTCGGCGCAGCGCGTCTCGGTCGGCCAGACCGTGCGCCAGGGCCAGGTCATCGGCAACGTCGGCACGACCGGCGGCTCGACCGGGCCGCACCTGCACTACGAGCAGCGCCACAACGGCGTCGCGGTCCGCGCCGCCTTCGACGGCGCCGGCGCGCTGTACTTCGGGACCCGCAACTACAAGAGCGTCAACGCGTGCAGCGGCAGCGCCGGCGTCGCCGGGCGCGTGAACACCGCGGGCGCGCCGCTGACCGTCCGCGCCGGCGCCAGCACGTCGACCGCCGCCCTCGGCTCGGTCGCCGACGGCACCCACGTCACGATCCGGTGCCAGCAGCGCGGCCAGTCGATCACCGGGACCTACGGCACGTCGACCCTGTGGGACAACATCGGCAGCGGCTACATCGCCGACGCGTACGTCGCGACCGGCTCCGACGGCCAGGTCGCGCCGACCTGCCCGTGAGCCGCCCGTGCGTCAGCGGCAGTGATCGTCGCGGCCGGTCTCGACCACGCAGCCGGCGACGCAGACCTCGGTGCGCACGCCGACGCCGGCCTCGCACCGGTACAGCGCCTGGGGGTCGCCGTCGACCTCGTCGCCGCCGCAGTAGAAGCCGCCGGTGGTGCACGGCCCGGGCTGCCCGTCGTCGGCGGCGCGGCAGGTGTCGTCGGTGGTCGGCGCCACGACGCAGCCGGCGCGGCAGCGCCCGCGGGCCTTGGGCACGCCGTCGCGATCGCACTGGTACAGCGTCGCCGGATCGCCGGCGAGCTTGTCGCCGCCGCAGTACAGCCCGCCATCGACGCACGCGCCGATCGGCGACAGCTCGATCGTCAGCCCCGCGCGCTGCCCCGGCGCCAGCGTCGTGCTGGCGGCGCCGGTGCCGAGCACCATCGCGCCGAGCTTGCCCGCGGCGACGACGCCGACCTCGATCGGCAGGTCGCCGTCGATCGCGATCGCCAGCGCGGTGACCACCGGCAGCTCGACCGCGCCGCCGCCGCCGGGCGCGGTCGCGGCGTAGGCGTGGAGCTCGCCGTGGAGCACGTCGAGCTCGAGCTGATCGATCGCGCCGACGGTCGCCGACTCGATCCGCACCGCCACGCACGCGCCGGCGACGTCCGCGCACGGATCGGGCCCGGCGCAGCCGGCGACGGCCGCGACCAGCAGCGCGCGGCTCACGGCCGGCACCCGAGCGCGTCGCAGCGGATCGGCGGCAACACGGCCGGGTCGTCGGGCTGGCTCGCCAGGACGATCGCGGTCGCGGTCAGCGCCGCGGCGCCGGCCACGGTCGGCCAGAACCACCAGCGCCGGTGCAGCGGGCGCGCCGGCCGGCCCAGGCGCAGCTCGACCGCCAGCGCGCCGCCGGCCGGCACCAGCACCGTGCGCGTGACCGAGGCCCGCCCCGGATGATCGGCGACGACGGTGTGCGCGCCCGCGGTCACGGCCAGCGCGTGGTACGGCGCGGGCCCGACCACGGCGCCGTCGAGGTGGATCACCGCGCCGGCCGGCGCGGTCGTGACGTGCAGCGCGCCGGTGCGCAGGCACAGGTCGCGCAGCCGCTCGAGCTCGGCCGCCCGCGGGTCGCCGGCCGGGACCCGCGCGAGGAAGTCGTCGGCGCTCGCGCGCGCGGCCTGACAGTCGCCGAGCTGGACCGCGGTCAGCGCCAGCCAGCGGGACGGGTTGGCGCGGTCGGGCACCAGCTCGTGCGCGATCGTGAACTCGCGGCGCGCGGCCAGGTAGTCGCCGGCGCGGAACGCGGCGACGCCGCGATCGAGGTGGAACAGCGCCGTGGTCTCGGTCGCGTCCGCGCGCGCGCCGCCGACGCTGGCGACCGCGGCGGCGACGAGGATCGAGGCCACCGCGCGGCGCATCCGTGCCATAGTAGGTCGCGACCCTCGATGTCGCAACTCGTCGTCGGAGACTACGCGCTGGGCGCGCTGCTCGGCCGCGGCGGCGCCAGCGCGGTGTACGCCGCGCACGACCGGCGCACCGGCGCCGCGGTCGCGGTGAAGCTCCTGCGCGACGACGACGACGCGCCCGCCGCCGCGCTCGCCGCCGCGCTGGCCGAGGCCGCCGGGCCCCGGGCGATCGATCACCCCGCGGTCGTGCGCGTGCTCGACGTCGGCTGCGACCCCGCGACCGGCCGCTGCTACCTGGTCATGGAGCAGATCGACGGCGAGACCCTGGCCGCGCGGCTGCGCCGGGTCGGCCGCCTCGACGAGGCCGCCGCGCGCCGACTGGGCGCGGTCATCGCCGACGGCATGCAGGCCGCCCACGATCGCGGCGTCGTCCACCGCGACCTCAAGCCCGCTAACGTCATGCTCGCCGGGGACGCGCCGCGGATCGTCGACTTCGGCATCGCCAAGCACCTGGGCGACCGCGCGGCCACCACCACGGCGCGGCGGATCGGCACGGTCGCGTACATGGCGCCCGAGCAGCTCGCCGGCGGGCTGATCGCGCCGGCCGTCGACGTCTGGGCCCTGGGCGTGATCCTGTTCGAGGTCGCGACCGGCGCGCTGCCGTTCGACGGCTTCGACGACGGCCGCTGCCCGCAGCTGGTCGACGCGCCCCGTCGCTGCGGCCCCGCGGTGTCGGCGGCCTACGACCAGCTGGTGCAGCGCTGCCTCGCGCGCGCGCCCGGCCAGCGCCCGCGCTCGATGGCCGAGGTGGCCGCGGCGCTCCGGGCCGACGCCGACGTCGAGCGGGTCACCGAGGACGCCGGCCCTGTGGTCGCGCTGGGGCCCGCCGTGATGATGGCGCCGCCGTCGCGGCGGGCGCGGCGGTGGCCGTGGATCGTCGGCGCCGTCGCGGTGGCGATCGTGCTCGCGGGCGCCGCCGCGGCGATCGCGACGCGGGGTCGCTCGGATCGGTCGGCGGCGGCGATCGGCAGCGAAAGCGGAGCTGGAGCCGGAGTCGAAACCGGAGCCGGAACCGGAGCCGGAGCCGGAGCCGGAACCGGAGCCGGAGCCGGAGCCGGAACCGGAACCGGAACCGGGAGCCGGAGCCGGAGCCGGAGCCGGAGCCGGAACCGGAGCCGGAGCCGGCCGGAGCCGGAGCCGGAGCCGGAGCCGGAGCCGGAACCGGAGTCGGAGCCGAAACCGGAGCCGGAACCGGAGTCGGAGCCGGAACCGGAGCCGGAGCCGGAGCCGGAGTCGGAGCCGGAACCGGAGCCGGAGCCGGAGCCGGGACCGCCGCGGTGCACCGCCCGCCCTCGCGCCCCAAGCGCCCCGTCCGCACGCCGCCGCCGCCGCGCGAGGGCCTCGACTGATGGCCGCCGAGCCGCCACGCGCCACCGAGCCGCTGGCCGCCGCGTCCGCCGTGCGCGCGCACGTCCGCGAGTGTCGCCTGACCAACCTCACCACCGGCGTCACCACCACCTTCGGCCGCGCCCGCACGACCATCGGCGCCGACCCCCGCGCCGACGTCGTCGTCGACGACACGTCGATGTCGCGCCTGCACTGCGAGGTCCGGATCGTCGACGGCGCCGCGTTCGTGCGCGACCTCGGCAGCCGCAACGGCACGACCGTCGACCGCGTGCCGGTGCTCGACGCGCCGCTGCGCGACGGCGCGATCTTGACCTTGGGCCGCACCGAGCTGCGCTTCGATCTGGGCGCGCGCCAGGTCGAGATCCCGCTGGCCGCGCGCGATCACTTCGGCCGGCTGCGCGGCGCGTCGGTGCCGATGCGCGCGGTCTACGCCCAGCTCGAGGCGGCCGCGGCCAGCACCGTCACGGTGCTGCTCCAGGGCGAGAGCGGCACCGGCAAGGATCTGGCAGCCGAGTCGCTGCACCTCGAGAGCCCGCGCCGCGACGGCCCGCTGGTCGTGGTCGACTGCGGCGCCGTGCCGGCCAACCTGCTCGAGGACGAGCTGTTCGGCCACGAGGCCGGGGCCTTCACCGGCGCCACCAACCAGCGGATCGGCGCGTTCGAGGCCGCCGACGGCGGCACCGTCTTCCTCGACGAGATCGGCGAGCTGGCGCTCGAGCTGCAACCCAAGCTCCTGCGGGTGATCGAGCGCCACGA from Myxococcales bacterium encodes the following:
- a CDS encoding peptidoglycan DD-metalloendopeptidase family protein, giving the protein MTHSRTFVFLAAALACGACTTLVADDVTGPDDPAGDLGDELWDDDGPLPGDEASDAAEAVPDLYAVAPRFQVPFPCGQTWAGQTRTNHSPQSSVDFNRANDDGDPVAAAAAGTVTRVANAGSVSYGRWIEISHGNGYTTRYAHLSAQRVSVGQTVRQGQVIGNVGTTGGSTGPHLHYEQRHNGVAVRAAFDGAGALYFGTRNYKSVNACSGSAGVAGRVNTAGAPLTVRAGASTSTAALGSVADGTHVTIRCQQRGQSITGTYGTSTLWDNIGSGYIADAYVATGSDGQVAPTCP
- a CDS encoding PEGA domain-containing protein: MLGDAEVDDPRRVPGEHDVSGLEVAVDDAAIVGGLHAVGDDRAQSARGGLVEAADPAQPRGQGLAVDLLHDQVAAAGRGVAADVEHAHDRGVIDRPGPGGLGQRGGERGGGRVVVVAQELHRDRGAGAPVVRGVHRAGAAAAEQRAQRVVSDDELRHRGSRPTMARMRRAVASILVAAAVASVGGARADATETTALFHLDRGVAAFRAGDYLAARREFTIAHELVPDRANPSRWLALTAVQLGDCQAARASADDFLARVPAGDPRAAELERLRDLCLRTGALHVTTAPAGAVIHLDGAVVGPAPYHALAVTAGAHTVVADHPGRASVTRTVLVPAGGALAVELRLGRPARPLHRRWWFWPTVAGAAALTATAIVLASQPDDPAVLPPIRCDALGCRP
- a CDS encoding sigma 54-interacting transcriptional regulator — protein: MAAEPPRATEPLAAASAVRAHVRECRLTNLTTGVTTTFGRARTTIGADPRADVVVDDTSMSRLHCEVRIVDGAAFVRDLGSRNGTTVDRVPVLDAPLRDGAILTLGRTELRFDLGARQVEIPLAARDHFGRLRGASVPMRAVYAQLEAAAASTVTVLLQGESGTGKDLAAESLHLESPRRDGPLVVVDCGAVPANLLEDELFGHEAGAFTGATNQRIGAFEAADGGTVFLDEIGELALELQPKLLRVIERHEIQRVGGVARIPVDVRVVAATNRDLKAEVNARRFRTDLYFRLAVLVITLPPLRERTDDIPPLVEAILDGLGDRASPMARALAGGELLPELLRHAWPGNVRELRNYVEACVVRQERALAATAPSTEPTIDVSQPLRAVRDRWLRHVERRYLEALLRAHGNNVSAAARAAGVDRVHLHRLLKTSGLR